CGCAGAGTTGTCATGAATTTGCGCGGCTATGCTCTGGATGGAATCACGGATCAGGGTGAAGCTTTCATTCACCTTCTTCATCAACTCCCCGCCCTTGGCGACTTCACCAAGCGTTGCATCCATAACATCCGATGCATGCGCCATTTCGCCCTGCGTCGATGTTACCAATTGATTGATGATATCGACCGATTGCAGCGACTGGGCAGCCAATTTGCGGATTTCGCCCGCCACAACGGCAAACCCTCGCCCGTGTTCACCCGCTCTGGCTGCTTCGATCGAAGCGTTTAGGGACAGAATGCTCGTTTGGTTCGAGAATGATGTAATATTCTCCGCTATTGATCCAATCTCGTTCGACCGCTCGTTCAATTTGGTTACGATACCGGCAAGCTTCTCGATGACTACCTTGATTCCTTCCATTTGCGCATCCAGCCGGTCAAGCTCTTCCTGTCCTTGTTCGGCGTCATTCGAGGTTTTTATGGAGTAATCGGAAATGTTAGAGGTGTTCTCCGCCATCCGTCCGATTCCCACAGCCATCTCATCAATGGCCCGGGCCGATTCTTCCGCTCCTTTTGCCTGTATCTCAATACCTTCGTTCACCTCAATGATATCCGCTGCAATTTGAGCCGCGGCCGTGGCCGACTGCCTTGAGGAAGTATTCATCTGTTCCGAAGCGGCGCTTACCTGCAGCGCATTGTCCGAGATTGTAAGAATAAGCTTCCTCACACTGCACTTCATAAGGATAATCGAATGCGCGATCTTGCCGAGTTCGTCGCCGCTATGCTTAATCGTAGGACAATCTCTTAAGTCACCCACAGAAACGGCGTTGGTCAGCTGGAGCACGTACTTTGCCGTTCTGGATATCTTTCTGATAATGATAAAGGCGATCAACAGGGTAATCAGCAAACAAACGACAAGGGCGGTAGAACTGGATTTTACGAGTGAATCTTTATTTTTATTAAATACCGACGATTTCGCCGGCCGCGTGCTCCTCAAGAATTTCTCCGATAATATTGATGCCTTCCCGCGCTTTACCGAATTGATCCATCAGCTTCTTGTCATAAACCGTATTGCTGCCCGTCTCAATTCCTTTGACAGCCAGACCCAGCCAGACCGGAAAATCGGCTCTGAAAGCTGCCGCGATGGATGATATCGAGGTATCGCCGCCCTTCTTTTTCAGTTCAAGAAGTCCATTATCGCTTATAATGCCGATAGCTTGCTCAATGCGGTCGGATGCCTGCTCTGCATTAGAGGCCATATCCTGCTTCATCTGTTTTTTGGTTTCGGCATCCAAGCCGGGGGAACCAACCGCCTGGTACGCCGTAAGCGATTGATACAGGTCTCGGTCCGCGTTCAAGATCAGAGTGTTGACCTTGTACGTCGTTTCAAACAATGTCTTAGAAAGTTTAGTGACATCACTCTCGTAAGTATGGGTCCAATACAAAGTGCTGCAAACATACATTAAAATCGGGAAAGCGACCAGAAGCAGCAGCTTAACACGTAACGACAGGGCGAATTTTCTCTTTGTCATGACCATCATCCTTTTTTGTTTTTTCTCAATGTCGCTGCCTCATCAAAAGCTGTTTATTGTTTTATCGTAAAAAATGAGGTGAAAGCGTATAGCAAGATCCAATTATATAATTATTTAGCTTTTCATACCCACAAAATGTAAAAAACCGACAGCCATCTGTCAGGCTGCCGGCTCTTATGGTCTTGTAAAATTCCGCGATGAGGATTGGACATATACCTCCGTCAGCTTCTCATGGCTATCGCATTGCCCGACGTATAACGCCTCAGACCTGCCTGAAAGAACAATACAGCGATTACGCTGAACAGGAGCGTTGTGCCGATTGCGCCGCTGACGAACCATGGGTCAAAGTGCTTCAGCAGCCCGATCGGCAGGTAGCTGATGAATCCTGCCGGTACGAGCGAGAACAGCAGCAGCCGGGCAGCACCTCGAAATATGTCCGCCGGGTACGTCGTCAGCGCGAGAAAGCCGTTCAATACCTGCTGCGCAATCCCTTCCGAGCTGCCGATAAAGAAAGAGCAGCAGCCTGCAATGATCATCACTGCCATAAACAGCGCGCCGCTTATCAACAGACCGAAGAGGTACAGAACTGCGCCGGTAAGCGAATGATCCCCAACCCACAAATAGACAGCGATTCCGAAAGCGAAATCGCCGATAGCCGTCACTGACATCCGGCTTGCGATGACATGCAGCAGTACCGGCTTTGGCTGCGACAGATAAACGTCAAGCTGGCCCCCGGCAACGATGCCCGCGATCCGGTGGAAATTGCCGAACAGTATGTTCGCCCAGCCGAAGCCGCCTGCGCCGAGCGCCCACAGCATCATCACATCATGCAGTCCCCAGCCGTTCACCAATGGAAACCGGTTAAAGAAGAGGCTCCAAAAAAACAGCCACATGAAATTGTTAAGGAACATCATGCCAGCCATCAGCAAAAAGCTTGCCCGGTATTCCATCGCGGAGGACAGGTTGACCTTCCAACAAGTAGCCAGAAATCGCAAAATCGCCGTCAGCTTCGCTGCAGCGCCTATACGCTGCATATTATCCTCCATTGACATGAAGCTTCGCCACTCCTCTCCGGTAAATCAGCACTACTGCCGCTGCCATAACGGCAATCCATGCCGCTTGAACGGCAAATTGAGGCATCAGCTGCGAGCTTTGAAAATTAACCGCCGTCCGGGCGGGATAATAGAGCACTGCCTGAAACGGCAGCCAGGCGCATATCCGCTGCAGCCATTCAGGCATTAAATCGATCGGCAGCAGCATCCCGCCAACCGTGAACTGGAGCTTCTGGAGTACGAATTCCATGCCGCGTGTCTCCTCGACCCAGAACGCGGTGAGCGCTACCGCCGCGTTCAGCAGAAATGCCAGGGTCAACGCCCCGATGCTGAGCCCTAGCAAACCAAGCCATCCGAGCCCGAATGCCGGTGCGCCGACAAACGCCCAGGCAATTGCGCTTCCCGCCGCGAGATGGATAACGAACCGAAACGCCGCTTCCGCCATATAAGAGACGTAATGGAAGCCGACGTATGACAACGGCCGGATAAGCCGGATTGCAATATCGCCGTTCTTCACCTCTTCTTCGATCCGGACGCATAGGGCCGGACCCGCCATCGTAAGCGCCTCTGTAAACACGAGATACCAGACGATTTGCTTAAGCGTAAACCCGGAGATGACCCGCCCGCTGTCGCCGTCATAAGCAGCCGACCACAGCTGGATGAAAACATACAGAATTAACAGCAGGAACGCTGCCCGCATTATAAAATCCGTCTTGTACGCCAACTGCTGGCGAACCGTGATATGCGCCACAGCCTCGATTTTGCGGCCCTTTGCCGACCATTTCAGCAGCCAACCGTTCATATGTCGGCCTCCTTCGCATGGGCGCCCGTTAATGCATAAACGCCCTTATCAACATGCTGGCTCAGCGGCTCTGTGCCGTCACGGCGCATGCCGTATATATGTTTAATGATCTCTTCGAGCGGCGGGTCTTCAATCGTTACGTCTTCAATCCTTACCTGTGTAAGCAGCGCGCTGAGCACTGTTTCGATATCCGTTTGCGTCAAATCCACCGAAAGCTTCAGACGGCGTCCCTCCGCTTGTATAATCCCGGTTCCCGTAATTTGCGGCTCCCCCGTGTTCGTGTTTGCTTCGGCAAGCGTCAGCGCAATCGTCTTCCTGCTCAGCACATCACGTTTTAAGACGTCTATAGGAGCATCCAGTAAAATGCCGCCATGATGAATGACGACCGCCCGTTCGCAAAGCTCTTCCACGTCGCCCGCGTCATGCGAGGTTAAGAAAACGGTCGTTCCCTCAGCGCGGTTTAAGTCGCGGATCAGCTCGCGGATGCGCTGTTTGACCACAACATCCAGACCAATCGTCGGCTCATCAAGAAACAGAAGCTGCGGCCGATGAAGGAACGATACGGCGATCTCGCAGCGCATTCTCTCCCCGAGCGACAGCTTCCGGACAGGAGTATGCAGGTATGGGCCGAGCTCGAACCGCTCGATGAGATCATCGCGTCTGGCGATATAGTCTGCACGCTTGAGCTCATAGATACGGCTGATCAGGTCAAATGTATCGATGGGGGGCAGATGATACCAAAGCTGCGACTTTTGACCGAATACGGCACCGATTCGGAAGGCCAGCTTAGTTCTGTCACGCCACGGGGTCAGCCCGAGTACCTGCGCACTGCCCGATGTCGGATGGAGGATTCCGGTCAGCATCTTAATCGTCGTCGATTTACCGGCCCCGTTCGGTCCGAGGAACGCTACCATCTCCCCGGCGTCAACGGTTAAATCAATGCCGTGAACAGCAAGCTTCTCCTCCCATTCCGGTCTAAGCAGAGCTCGGAAGCTGCCCGATAACCCCGCCTCCTTGCGCTTAACCCGGAAGCTTTTACATAAACCGCTTGTCTGCAATGCAATCATTCCGATCATGTCCCCTCTTGCGGTTGCTCTGCCATGGTAAAGCAAAGAAGACCTCCAGCGAGCGCCGCCTGATTGTAAGGCGGAACTTGCCGAAGGTCTTTTAATCCCTACGGTGTAGCGTGACTTATTGTCATTTGCCGGTTTCGCTTGGTTCGCCGTTAGCGGATCCCTAGAAACCCTTCCGTTTGATGTAACATATTATCATCGGAATCGCAGGCTGGCAAGACTTTTTGTTGTCACGCTTAAGCCTATGCAGTAAACAATAAATCTTCCATCATCGTCAGCAGCCTGTACTTCATCTGCTGAAGCTTCTCAATGGCCCGTTCCAGGCAGGCTTCGTTCTCTATATGTTTCATCTTGGTTTCAATTCTGCGGTATGCCTGATGCATCTCGACGATTTCATCCGATTTTATCATATTCCGGTCGTACAGCCGTACACGGTTCAGCAGGTCGCCCGTTGCGGCAAACAAATGTTCAAAATTGTTATTCATGGTCTTCAACCTCTCTCTCACTCTCTTATTCTCTCTGTAGGATAAAGCAGTTTATGCTGCAGAATTGTAGCTTATTACCCCAAGAGCGAGTGATTGAAACAAATAAAAAAAGCAGGCAGGAGAAATGTTCTCCATACTCTGCTTCGAATAACAGCTTAAACGCCGAACGCTTGGGGGTTCTCCCGCCATGATTGGAGCAGACCCACATCATCACTGCGCACAGTGCCGTTCCGTACGGCAACTTCAATCAGCGCGGAGTAGTTGGACAATGTTGCAAGCGGAATATTTGCCGAAGTGAAGGCATCGGCCGCCTGCTTGAATTCATAAGTAAATATCGCCACTACCCCTTGAACCTCGCAGCCGGCCTCACGCACTGCAATAGCGGCTTTAAGCGAGCTTCCGCCGGTCGAGATCAGGTCTTCGATGAGAACGACCTTTTGGCCGGGTGTGAAATAGCCTTCGATTTGATTCGTTTTTCCGTGCCCCTTCGCTTTATCCCTGACATACAGCATCGGCAGATTCAGCTTCTGCGCCACCCAAGCGGCATGGGGAATTCCACCAGTCGCAATACCCGCCACTGCCTCGCAGTCCGGATAACGCTCGCGGATAACGGCGGCGAAGCCCTCCGCGATCAGCTCACGGATCTCCGGATAAGACATCGTGAGACGGTTGTCGCAATAAATAGGCGATTTGAGTCCGGACGTCCATGTGAACGGATCGCTGGGCCGGAGGGCAACCGCATTGATTTTCAGCAGTCCTTCGGCAATTAAGCCCGGCAGTTGTTCCAATACGGGGGTGGTCATGTTACAGCAGCTCCTTAATGATGGATTCAATCGCCTCGCGAGGATCGGAGGCGGCGGTAATGGGACGGCCGATTACCATATAGTCGGTACCTCGCTCCAGCGCTTCGCGGGGCGTCATAATACGCGATTGGTCGTTTGCGTCTGCGCCGGAAGGCCTGATGCCCGGAGTAACGGTTTTAAAAGCGATGCCGCAGGCGGCTTTGATCGATTGTACTTCGTGCGGGGATGCGACGACTCCGCCCAAGCCGGCAAGCCTTGCAAGCTGCGCATACCGGAGCACGGTATCTTCAACGGCGCCGGCTATGCCGATCTCGTCGTTCAGCACCGAACGGCTCGTGCTGGTCAGCTGAGTGACGGCTATGACCGTCGGCCGCTGAAGGCCGATAGAGCCGGCCAGGGCAGCTTCTACCCCTTCAAGCGCCGCTTCCATCATGCGAATGCCGCCTGCCGCATGTACATTGAAGATATCGACGCCCAGCTTAGTGACGCTGTTCGCGCCGCCTTTGACGGTATTCGGGATATCGTGCATTTTAAGATCCAGAAACACTCGGTAGCCGCGTTCCTTGAGCGAAGCGACAAAGCCTGGACCGGCGGCGTAAAACAGCTGCATGCCTACCTTCATATAGCAGGGAATGCCCTCGAGGCTGCGCAGCAGAGTTTCGGCAGCCGCCGCATCCGGGTAGTCAAGCGCTACCATTACGCGTCCTGCCGCTTCCTCGCGAGTCAGCTTAATCATTCAAACACCTCCTGAAAAATTTGCTGCATGCATCATCCCTTGGAGCCGGAGCGCACGATATAGGCAAGCAAAAGTAGAGCTAATCATGGCGAAAGCCTGCTTGGGGGCAGGCTTTCGCGGGCGGTTTCGGCCGCCCGGCTGTTGATGATTGTTTACAGAAGCACCGGCATCGGGCGAGACGAGAAGTTGATCGTCTGCAGCATATTGAGCAAGGCGCGTACCGTATCCAGCGATGTCATACATACGACTCCGTTCTCGACCGCTTCACGGCGGATGCGGAATCCGTCGCGCTCGGGAGTTTTGCCCTTCGTAAGCGTATTGACGACGAAGTGGGCTTGACCGTCCCGGATCAGATCAAGAATGTTCGGTGAGCCTTCACTCAGTTTGTTCACGCGCTTGACGCGCAGACCGGCTTCTTCAAGCGATGTCGCCGTGCCGCCCGTTGCTATGATATTGTAGCCCAGATCGTAAAAGCCGCGCAGTATTTCGAGCGCTTCCGGTTTATCTTTATCGGCAACTGTCGCGATGATCGAGCCGGTCGGCGGAATGCGCATGCCTGCCCCGATGAGACCTTTGTACAATGCCTTCGCGTACTGCTGATCGCGGCCCATGACTTCGCCGGTCGATTTCATCTCCGGTGTCAGTGTCGGGTCGACGCGGCGCAGCTTCGCGAACGAGAATACCGGCACTTTAACCGACACATAATCTTGTTCCGGCCATAATCCTTCCGTGTAGCCGAGATTCGCGAGCTTTTTACCCAGAATCGCTTTGGTCGCCAGATTGGCCATCGGAATGTTGGTTACTTTACTTAAGAACGGAACCGTGCGCGACGAGCGCGGGTTGACTTCAATGACATATACTTCATCCTGAAAAATGACGAACTGAATGTTGACCAGACCGATAACTTTAAACTCTTTGGCGATTTTTATCGTTATGTCGATCATTTGCTGCTTCTGCTTATCACTTAGCGACTGCGGCGGATACACCGCTATCGAGTCGCCGGAGTGGACGCCGGCGCGCTCAACATGCTCCATTATCCCGGGGATGAGTACCGTCTCGCCGTCGCAAATCGCATCGACTTCGGCTTCTTTGCCAAGCATATAGCGGTCGATGAGAACCGGATGCTCCGGATTGATCTTCACTGCCTGCTCCATGTAGCTGAGCAGCTCGTCATCGGAGTAGACGATCTCCATCGCGCGGCCGCCAAGGACGTAAGACGGGCGAACAAGCACCGGATAACCGAGTCCGGCGGCGGTTTCGACCGCCTCGCCCACTGTAGTCACGGTTTTTCCTTTCGGCTGTGCAATGTCCAGCTTTCTGAGCAGCGCTTCGAATTTTTTGCGGTCTTCCGCGGCATCAATGCTCTCAAGGCTCGAGCCCAGAATGCGGACG
This is a stretch of genomic DNA from Paenibacillus sp. sptzw28. It encodes these proteins:
- a CDS encoding methyl-accepting chemotaxis protein; this translates as MRSTRPAKSSVFNKNKDSLVKSSSTALVVCLLITLLIAFIIIRKISRTAKYVLQLTNAVSVGDLRDCPTIKHSGDELGKIAHSIILMKCSVRKLILTISDNALQVSAASEQMNTSSRQSATAAAQIAADIIEVNEGIEIQAKGAEESARAIDEMAVGIGRMAENTSNISDYSIKTSNDAEQGQEELDRLDAQMEGIKVVIEKLAGIVTKLNERSNEIGSIAENITSFSNQTSILSLNASIEAARAGEHGRGFAVVAGEIRKLAAQSLQSVDIINQLVTSTQGEMAHASDVMDATLGEVAKGGELMKKVNESFTLIRDSIQSIAAQIHDNSAITEEMSASSEEVSATMEQSAHAAQNNLSSTQNVAAATQEQLALMEEIERSAIHLQDIVSELDRSVSTFVIR
- a CDS encoding ABC transporter permease — protein: MSMEDNMQRIGAAAKLTAILRFLATCWKVNLSSAMEYRASFLLMAGMMFLNNFMWLFFWSLFFNRFPLVNGWGLHDVMMLWALGAGGFGWANILFGNFHRIAGIVAGGQLDVYLSQPKPVLLHVIASRMSVTAIGDFAFGIAVYLWVGDHSLTGAVLYLFGLLISGALFMAVMIIAGCCSFFIGSSEGIAQQVLNGFLALTTYPADIFRGAARLLLFSLVPAGFISYLPIGLLKHFDPWFVSGAIGTTLLFSVIAVLFFQAGLRRYTSGNAIAMRS
- a CDS encoding ABC-2 family transporter protein, with translation MNGWLLKWSAKGRKIEAVAHITVRQQLAYKTDFIMRAAFLLLILYVFIQLWSAAYDGDSGRVISGFTLKQIVWYLVFTEALTMAGPALCVRIEEEVKNGDIAIRLIRPLSYVGFHYVSYMAEAAFRFVIHLAAGSAIAWAFVGAPAFGLGWLGLLGLSIGALTLAFLLNAAVALTAFWVEETRGMEFVLQKLQFTVGGMLLPIDLMPEWLQRICAWLPFQAVLYYPARTAVNFQSSQLMPQFAVQAAWIAVMAAAVVLIYRRGVAKLHVNGG
- a CDS encoding ATP-binding cassette domain-containing protein, encoding MIALQTSGLCKSFRVKRKEAGLSGSFRALLRPEWEEKLAVHGIDLTVDAGEMVAFLGPNGAGKSTTIKMLTGILHPTSGSAQVLGLTPWRDRTKLAFRIGAVFGQKSQLWYHLPPIDTFDLISRIYELKRADYIARRDDLIERFELGPYLHTPVRKLSLGERMRCEIAVSFLHRPQLLFLDEPTIGLDVVVKQRIRELIRDLNRAEGTTVFLTSHDAGDVEELCERAVVIHHGGILLDAPIDVLKRDVLSRKTIALTLAEANTNTGEPQITGTGIIQAEGRRLKLSVDLTQTDIETVLSALLTQVRIEDVTIEDPPLEEIIKHIYGMRRDGTEPLSQHVDKGVYALTGAHAKEADI
- the pyrE gene encoding orotate phosphoribosyltransferase, coding for MTTPVLEQLPGLIAEGLLKINAVALRPSDPFTWTSGLKSPIYCDNRLTMSYPEIRELIAEGFAAVIRERYPDCEAVAGIATGGIPHAAWVAQKLNLPMLYVRDKAKGHGKTNQIEGYFTPGQKVVLIEDLISTGGSSLKAAIAVREAGCEVQGVVAIFTYEFKQAADAFTSANIPLATLSNYSALIEVAVRNGTVRSDDVGLLQSWRENPQAFGV
- the pyrF gene encoding orotidine-5'-phosphate decarboxylase, which gives rise to MIKLTREEAAGRVMVALDYPDAAAAETLLRSLEGIPCYMKVGMQLFYAAGPGFVASLKERGYRVFLDLKMHDIPNTVKGGANSVTKLGVDIFNVHAAGGIRMMEAALEGVEAALAGSIGLQRPTVIAVTQLTSTSRSVLNDEIGIAGAVEDTVLRYAQLARLAGLGGVVASPHEVQSIKAACGIAFKTVTPGIRPSGADANDQSRIMTPREALERGTDYMVIGRPITAASDPREAIESIIKELL